DNA sequence from the Methanolobus psychrophilus R15 genome:
TTCATCTTAAGAGTGAACATATCCAGCGAAGTCTTGTCTGCTACATCAAGAGCAGTTCCTTTCTTGGAGTCGACCAGACCAGTACCTTTAATAATTGCATCAGGGATCGCACCTGCATAACCACAAAAGTTTCCGATGGTCTTTGCATAAGGCAAATCAGGGCTGATGACCCTGCCGTCAAGCGTGGTACCGAAGTCTATGGAGATGCAGGGGTTGCGAAAATCGATATCCACCCATTTGGCTCCCTCCTTTATCCCTGCGGTTGCCAGTTCGCCTTCCATCTCATTCGCGACAATCTCAACCCCTGTCGCTCCGGTTGGAGGCGTGACACTCGCCACAGCCCCGTCAAATACAACCTGTTCGAGCTTTGTGTGCTTGCGAAACCTCTCAGGCACATTGGACATACCCATTGGCGGCGTCATCCTGTTTGGAGGCACACCTGCCATCAGGCAGCCATCAGCAAGGGCTTTTATAAACTCTCCAACCTCATCAGGAGTGTCAAAGCCGGCAACAACACCCGTGGACCTTACCACAAAATGAATATCTTCCTTAATATCGAGATTTGACTGCTTCACTGCTCTAAGCAGGGTGTCCCGCACCATTTCGGCAACCGACTGGCGCGTCAGCTCCACACCATTGAGAGTTCGTCCAAAAACCTCTTCTCCTTCCTTGGGAGGACGGACATCCCTGGTCATGCTCACGATCTTGCTGACAAGGCGGGTCTTCCCGTCCTCGAGATTTGTGGCGGTGAGTATACATTTTGTTGTAGTGTTACCTACCTCTACCGATGCTACTATAAAATATGGTTTGGATTTCAGGTCTATCAGGCGCACTGAAGGGCTTTCTGCGATCCTTGGTTTAAATCCCATTTTTCATTCCTCACATTAAAGGCTGCAGCCTCTGGACGATCCTTTGTTTTGGAACCGCACCTATTATCCTGTCTACAAGCTTGCCATTCTTGAAAACCAGCAGTGCCGGTATGCTGGTTATAGCATATTTTCCAGCAGTAGATTTATTATTATCGACGTTAAGCTTGCCAAAGACCACTTTTCCCTGAAGTTCTGATGCCAGTTCGTCGATGATAGGAGAGATCATACGGCATGGGCCACACCACTGCGCCCAGCAGTCCACAACCGTCAGGTTATATTTTAAGATGAACTCATCAAATGCAGCATCTGTAATCTCGACAGGGCTACCCGGATGCTCACGTTTCTCAAGCTCCTTCTTCAAACCTTCCATTTTCCTCTGCCTTATCTCATCTATTTCATCCATTTGCTTACCTACCTTTAAAGAACCGGATCATCAATAACACTATAAAATGATGCTTTTTATCACTGCTATTTTTTCTATATGT
Encoded proteins:
- a CDS encoding thioredoxin yields the protein MDEIDEIRQRKMEGLKKELEKREHPGSPVEITDAAFDEFILKYNLTVVDCWAQWCGPCRMISPIIDELASELQGKVVFGKLNVDNNKSTAGKYAITSIPALLVFKNGKLVDRIIGAVPKQRIVQRLQPLM